The Panthera tigris isolate Pti1 chromosome F3, P.tigris_Pti1_mat1.1, whole genome shotgun sequence genome includes a window with the following:
- the KIAA0040 gene encoding uncharacterized protein KIAA0040 homolog: MEKISSFFSIIWDTILTKHQQGLFNTICLGILLGLPLLVVMTFIFICCHCCWSRPGKSGPQPERNKGKKKKKKRKAEEDLWISAQPKLLQMEKRPSLPV, translated from the coding sequence ATGGAGAAGATCAGCTCTTTCTTCAGCATCATTTGGGACACCATCTTGACCAAACACCAACAGGGCCTCTTTAACACCATCTGCCTGGGCATCCTGCTGGGGCTGCCACTACTAGTGGTCATGACATTCATCTTCATCTGTTGCCACTGCTGCTGGAGCCGGCCAGGCAAGAGTGGCCCACAGCCGGAGCgaaacaaagggaagaagaaaaagaagaagaggaaggccGAGGAAGACCTCTGGATCTCTGCTCAGCCCAAGCTTCTCCAGATGGAAAAGAGGCCATCACTGCCTGTCTAG